A region of Trachemys scripta elegans isolate TJP31775 chromosome 24, CAS_Tse_1.0, whole genome shotgun sequence DNA encodes the following proteins:
- the LOC117869489 gene encoding sialic acid-binding Ig-like lectin 12 yields MQGNGSSGLRAPPWRAGGPATLRVLILALLWRESLSQQPGFTLTVPPSVSVQEGLCVLVPCTFMYPASYDTKNSQSRLYRYWYKDQATGGYDPLVASSDPSRGVSQETQGRFRLAENPARGDCSLQISDARWTDARRYFLRVEGDFSYNYRYSTDGTDLTLTISVTRLTEEPEIQISPARGLPGMLLAGELVTVTCTAPGRCSGTPPRVTWTGPFSDTAQNISTQLANGTWAHSSALRFTPGLEDHGKELVCNVTYSSAQGPSTRRTIQLRVGSPTGGLTRAFIEISCKLVFVATGFILAYYLTLLYYRRTLCCCRGRESGARESTVPESGV; encoded by the exons ATGCAAGGGAATGGGAGCTCCGGGCTCAGGGCCCCCCCCTGGAGAGCAGGGGGTCCTGCCACACTGAGGGTCCTGATCCTCGCCCTGCTCTGGAGGG AGTCCCTGTCCCAGCAGCCCGGATTTACCCTGACGGTGCCACCATCAGTGTCAGTGCAGGAAGGTCTCTGCGTTCTGGTCCCCTGCACGTTCATGTACCCAGCCTCCTATGACACTAAGAATTCCCAGTCCCGGCTCTACAGATACTGGTACAAGGATCAGGCCACTGGGGGCTATGATCCGCTCGTGGCCAGCAGTGACCCCAGCCGGGGGGTGTCGCAGGAGACCCAGGGCCGGTTCCGGCTGGCGGAAAATCCAGCGCGCGGCGACTGCTCCCTGCAAATCAGCGATGCCCGATGGACGGATGCGCGGAGATATTTCCTTAGAGTCGAGGGAGACTTTAGCTACAATTACCGCTACAGTACAGATGGCACTGACCTTACACTCACGATCTCTGTGACAC GGCTGACGGAGGAGCCAGAGATCCAGATCTCACCGGCGCGGGGGCTGCCAGGGAtgctgctggctggggagctggtgaCTGTGACCTGCACGGCCCCCGGGCGATGCTCCGGGACCCCTCCCCGAGTCACCTGGACGGGGCCATTCAGCGACACAGCCCAGAACATCTCAACCCAGCTGGCAAATGGCACCTGGGCCCACAGCTCCGCGCTCCGTTTCACGCCCGGCCTGGAGGACCACGGCAAAGAGCTCGTCTGCAACGTCACCTACAGCTCAGCACAGGGACCTTCCACCCGCAGAACCATCCAGCTCCGCGTGGGCT CTCCCACAGGTGGCCTCACTCGGGCATTTATCGAAATCAGCTGCAAACTCGTCTTCGTGGCAACTGGATTCATCCTGGCCTATTACCTCACCCTGCTCTATTACAGACG GACACTCTGCTGCTGTCGTGGAAGGGAATCGGGGGCCAGGGAATCCACTGTGCCCGAGTCCGGTGTGTAG